A genomic segment from Biomphalaria glabrata chromosome 16, xgBioGlab47.1, whole genome shotgun sequence encodes:
- the LOC106050177 gene encoding uncharacterized protein LOC106050177 isoform X2, producing the protein MPDNDLDLLLIGKTGNGKSSTGNTILGRRVFKSSPSFTSVTKHVQFDYSDYNGRIIKVVDGPGIGDTDMSKEDAMNLVIDAMKHAIAANPQGYHAFLLVVRFGVRFTEEDKQTIRLLKHIFGPTFVADHCILVMTGGDSYSPEETGMDSFVDWCSTQQGEFKYLLEECKQRFILFDNKTKDPMKIKLQIYDLIKLVDNLNRKRYTDSHFQAAEHKRNSILVEAKIPMIKEESMREASLILQQLSHVQLDQPERQMELLKSLDTRAKNLISSIRAQDRQTGVLTEIIQNTQRIVECVEEQLESTENALKIQALREEHRKRLEELRAEREKMRLEAEEELRHETDMKIQALEKEDEENNSKIKQMERKLQADTEVVQEEFLEAKENSAWELIKLLGSTLLSAVAPAAIAFLKAWATKR; encoded by the coding sequence CAAGCATGTTCAGTTTGATTATAGCGACTACAATGGGCGAATTATCAAAGTGGTGGACGGTCCTGGCATCGGAGACACTGACATGAGCAAGGAAGATGCCATGAATCTTGTCATCGACGCAATGAAGCATGCCATAGCCGCCAACCCACAGGGATATCACGCCTTTCTACTAGTTGTCAGATTTGGAGTTCGATTTACAGAAGAAGATAAACAAACGATTCGTttgttaaaacatatttttggtCCGACATTTGTTGCTGATCACTGCATCTTGGTGATGACAGGGGGAGACAGCTACAGCCCGGAAGAAACTGGAATGGATTCTTTTGTAGACTGGTGCAGTACGCAACAAGGGGAATTTAAATATCTTCTAGAAGAGTGCAAACAAAGATTTATCTTGTTTGACAACAAAACTAAAGATCCCATGAAGATCAAGCTTCAAATCTATGATCTGATCAAGCTTGTTGATAATTTAAACCGCAAGAGATACACCGACAGTCACTTCCAAGCAGCTGAACATAAGAGAAATTCAATTTTAGTGGAAGCCAAGATTCCGATGATAAAAGAGGAGAGTATGAGAGAGGCCAGTCTCATTCTGCAACAGTTGAGCCACGTTCAACTTGACCAACCAGAGAGACAGAtggaacttttaaaaagtttggacACAAGAGCTAAAAATCTGATATCAAGCATTAGAGCTCAAGACAGACAAACAGGGGTTCTCACAGAAATCATACAAAACACACAGCGCATAGTCGAATGCGTTGAAGAACAGTTAGAAAGTACCGAAAACGCCTTGAAGATTCAAGCTCTCAGGGAAGAGCACAGGAAACGTCTGGAAGAGCTGAGAGccgaaagagaaaaaatgagACTTGAAGCCGAGGAGGAACTGCGACATGAAACAGACATGAAAATCCAAGCCCTTGAGAAGGAAGATGAAGAAAATAATTCTAAGATTAAACAAATGGAAAGAAAGCTACAGGCAGATACGGAGGTAGTCCAAGAAGAATTTCTCGAGGCCAAAGAAAACTCAGCGTGGGAACTCATAAAACTACTTGGCTCTACTTTATTGTCAGCAGTAGCGCCCGCAGCGATTGCCTTCCTCAAAGCATGGGCCACGAAACGTTAG